The sequence CTGGCCGCGGAACTCGGTGAAGGGGTCGTCAGTACCTGGGGGGAAGGCGCCTCAGGCGCGGCGCAGCTTCTGCGCGACCTCGGTGGCCCAGTAGGTGAGGATCAGGTCGGCGCCGGCCCGGTGAATCGCGGTCAGCGTCTCGTTGATGATCCGGTCCCGGTCGACCCAGCCGTTGGCCGCGGCGGCCTCGACCATCGCGTACTCACCGGAGACCTGGTAGGCCGCGACCGGCACGTCCACGGCGTCGGCGACGGCCCGCAGGACGTCCAGGTACGCGAGCGCCGGCTTGACCATCACGGCGTCCGCGCCCTCGGCCAGGTCGAGGGCGACCTCGCGCAATGCCTCGGCGGCCGAGCGGGCCGGGTCCTGCTGGTAGCCGGCCCGGTCGCCGAACTGCGGCGCGCACTCGGCGGCCTCCCGGAACGGGCCGTAGAAGGCGGACGCGTACTTGGCCGAGTAGGCCAGGATCGGCAGGTCCGGGTACCCGGCGCCGTCCAGCGCCGCCCGGATCGCGCCGACCTGGCCGTCCATCATCCCGCTCGGCGCGACCACCTCGACGCCGGCACGCGCCTGCGCCACCGCGATCGAGGCGTACCGCTCCAGCGTCGCGTCGTTGTCGACGTCGCCGGTCTCGGTGAGCAGGCCGCAGTGGCCGTGGTCGGTGTACTCGTCCAGGCAGAGGTCGGCCATCACGACCATCGACCCGCCGACCTCGGACACGAGGTCCGCGATCGCCAGCTGCACGATCCCGTCCGGGTCGTCGGCTGCCGAGCCACGAGCGTCCTTCTCCGCCGGCACGCCGAACAGGATGATCCCGCCGACGCCCGCCTCGGCGGCCTCGGCGGCCGCCTTGCGCAGCGAGTCCCTGGTGTGCTGGACGACGCCGGGCATCGAACTGACGGGGACCGGCTCGCTGACGCCCTCCTTGACGAAGGCCGGGAGGATCAGGTCCGCCGGATGCAGCCGCACGTCGGAGACCAGCCGGCGCAGCGCCGGCGTGCGGCGCAGCCGGCGCGGCCGGGCCAGCGGGAAGCCCGCGGCCGGACCGCCCGCCGGCCGGCCCCCGGTGGTCACCGTCGGCCCCGGCGCGGCTTGGGCAGCCGGGCGGCGAGCGGACCGACCTTGCCGAGCTCCTCGCGGTGCTCGGCGGCGAAGTCGGCGAGCGCGGTGACCAGCGAGGCGATCGTCGCCTCGGGCGCCTCGACGTCGACCCGCAGGCCCAGCTCCTGGGCGGTCTCGGCGGTCTTCGGGCCGATGCACGCGATGACGGTCGTCTCGTGCGGCTTGCCGGCGATCCCGACCAGGTTGCGCACGGTGGAGGACGAGGTGAACACGACCGCGTCCACCCTGCCCCCCTTGAGGGCCTCCCGGATCGGGGCGGGCGGCGGCGCGGCCCGCACGGTCCGGTAGGCGGTGACGTCGTCGACCTGCCAGCCGCGCTCCTTCAGGCCCGCCTCGAGGATCTCGGTGGCGATGTCGGCCCGGGGCAGCAGCACCCGGTCGAGCAGGTCGAGCGAGCTGTCGTACTCGGGCCAGTCGGCGAGCAGGCCCTCCGACGACTGCTGGCCCGCGGGCACGAGGTCGGGCCGGATGCCGAAGGACCGCAGCGCCTCCGCCGTCGCCTCGCCGATCGCGGCGACCTTCACGCCGGCGAACGAGCGGGCGTCCAGGCTGCGCTCCTCGACCTTCTCCTGCACGGCCTTGACCGCGTTGACCGACGTGAAGGCAACCCACTGGTAGCGACCGGAGACCAGGCCGGTGATGGCCCGCTCCATCGGGGCGGCGGTCCGCGGCGGCTCGACGGCGATCGTCGGGACCTCCAGCGGGCTCGCGCCGTGCGAGCGCAGCAGGTCGGACAGGATCGCGGCCTGCTCCTTGGTCCGCGGCACCAGCACGGTCCAGCCGAACAGCGCCCGGGTCTCCCACCAGGAGAGCTTCGACCGGGTGGCGACCACCGGGCCGATCGAGAGCACGATCTGGGTCGGCGGCTGGCTGGAGTTCGCCAGCAGCGGCGCGGCGTCGTTCTCGATCCGGTCGAGGGTGGAGCTGACGGTGCGCTGGTCGGTGGTGGTGCCGTCGACGGTGACCGCGGTCGGGGTGTCGCCCGGCCGGCCGTGCTCGACGAGGGCCGTCGCGACCTTGCCGATCTCGTTCGGCGCCGCGGTGATCACCAGGGTGCCCGGGGTCTGCGCGAGGCCGGCCCAGTCGACGTCCGAGACGCCCGCGACGGTGCCTCCCAGGCCGCCGAACCCGGCACCGAGGCCGAGCCCGCCGCCGAGGCCACCGCCCAGCCCGCCACCGCCGAGACCGCCACCGAGACCACTGGAGCCCAGCCCGCCGCCAAGGCCACCGCCCAGCGAACCGCCGAGCGGCCGGCCGATCAGGCCGCGCGACGTGCCGAACGG is a genomic window of Pseudofrankia inefficax containing:
- the hemB gene encoding porphobilinogen synthase, with product MTTGGRPAGGPAAGFPLARPRRLRRTPALRRLVSDVRLHPADLILPAFVKEGVSEPVPVSSMPGVVQHTRDSLRKAAAEAAEAGVGGIILFGVPAEKDARGSAADDPDGIVQLAIADLVSEVGGSMVVMADLCLDEYTDHGHCGLLTETGDVDNDATLERYASIAVAQARAGVEVVAPSGMMDGQVGAIRAALDGAGYPDLPILAYSAKYASAFYGPFREAAECAPQFGDRAGYQQDPARSAAEALREVALDLAEGADAVMVKPALAYLDVLRAVADAVDVPVAAYQVSGEYAMVEAAAANGWVDRDRIINETLTAIHRAGADLILTYWATEVAQKLRRA
- a CDS encoding uroporphyrinogen-III synthase; amino-acid sequence: MATRRTKKPVSPVALVGAGPRDPGLLTVLAVETLQAADVVVADPDVAPAVLEPLAAEILKIGDLDAPKPIRDAEAATAAVVSRARAGDKVVRLYSSDPWLTRIGANDAQSLAKAKIPYKVIPGVATGAAVSTYAGVAPGLPVTYASTTGVFSSSGELPAASPFGPDAVGLGSSPFGTSRGLIGRPLGGSLGGGLGGGLGSSGLGGGLGGGGLGGGLGGGLGLGAGFGGLGGTVAGVSDVDWAGLAQTPGTLVITAAPNEIGKVATALVEHGRPGDTPTAVTVDGTTTDQRTVSSTLDRIENDAAPLLANSSQPPTQIVLSIGPVVATRSKLSWWETRALFGWTVLVPRTKEQAAILSDLLRSHGASPLEVPTIAVEPPRTAAPMERAITGLVSGRYQWVAFTSVNAVKAVQEKVEERSLDARSFAGVKVAAIGEATAEALRSFGIRPDLVPAGQQSSEGLLADWPEYDSSLDLLDRVLLPRADIATEILEAGLKERGWQVDDVTAYRTVRAAPPPAPIREALKGGRVDAVVFTSSSTVRNLVGIAGKPHETTVIACIGPKTAETAQELGLRVDVEAPEATIASLVTALADFAAEHREELGKVGPLAARLPKPRRGRR